TCAAAATGGTAACGATAACATAGCAAATATTGCTAGCGATGAAATAACTTTATTAAATGCGATTGCACAGGAATTTAAAATTAGGCGGCAACAATTGCAAGACATTGCAACTCATATCCGTCAAACCTCAGATATGGATACGCTATTCAAAGTTACTGTAGCGCAAATTAGAGAGAAACTTACTTGCGATCGCGCCTTGATTTATCAGTTTACTAGCCTTGACTCTGGTAGTGTTTTAGCAGAATCTAGAACCCTAGCTTGGACACCTGCTATCGGTGAAAATATTCCCGGAATTATTTTTGGTTTATATACTAATCAAGATTATTTAGAACCAGTAGCTATTGACGATATTAATCAGATCCAACTTACACCTTATCAAAAGCAGCTACTAGAGAAATTTCAAATTAAAGCCAGTTTGAGTTTACCAATTGTAGTAGAAGGCAAAGTATGGGGTTTATTAGTAGTAAATAATTGTGCTTCAGCGCGGCAATGGCGAGAAGTAGAAATCAGCTTACTATCTCAAATTACAACTGAACTGATTTACAAATTGCAGAGTTTTGAATATCAAAAAGAACTACAAAAGCGGACACAAGCAAAAAAATCAGTTGCTAAAGTTATTGATAAAATTCTGCACGTATCAAATCTTGATAAGATTTTCCAAACGACGACTCAAGAAGTACGCCATTTACTACGATGTGATCGCGTAGGAGTATATCGCTTCAAACCTGACTGGAGTGGCGAATTTGTGGCTGAGTCAGTAGGTAATGGTTGGATAAAAATGGTCGGGCCAGATTTTTACATGGTCTGGGAAGATAGTCACCTCCAAGAAACTCAAGGGGGACGTTATGCCAAGGGCGAAAGTTTTGTCGTCAAAGACATTTATCAAGCTGGTCATGCTCAATGCCACATTGATGTTTTAGAGCAGTATGAGATGAAGGCTTACATCATTGCCCCGATATTTACTGGTGAGAAATTATGGGGCTTGCTGGCAGCTTACCAAAATTCTGGGCCTCGTGATTGGCAACCTTGGGAAGAAATTTTTTTGACTCAGATTGGCTTGCAATTTGGTGTGGCTATCTCACAAAGGGAATATCTCGAACAAGTGCATACCAAATCTGAGCAATTAACTCAGATAGTTGAACAAGAAAAAGCTGTAACCAAGGTAGTTAACCGCATCCGCCAATCTTTAGATATAGAAAGCGTCTTCAAAACAACCACTCAAGAAGTCCGGCAATTATTACGATGCGATCGCATGGTAGTCTTTCGCTTCAACTCCGACTGGAGTGGTGAATTTGTTGCAGAGTCAGTGGGTAATGGTTGGGTAAAACTGGTAGGCCCTGATATTAAAACTGTCTGGGCAGATACCTATATGCAAGAAAATGAGGGAGGACGTTATGCCAAAGGTGAAAGCTTTATCACTAATGACATCTATAAAGTAGGCCATTCTCCCTGCCATATTGAGATGTTAGAGCAGTTTGAAGTTAGAGCCTATGTAATTGTACCTGTATTTTCTGGGGACAAATTGTGGGGCTTGCTGGCAGCTTATCAAAATTCCGGCTCTCGTGATTGGCAACCTTGGGAAGCAAACTTTTTGACTCAGATTGGCTTGCAATTTGGCGTAGCAATATCACAGGCAGAATATGTTGAACAAGTACGGGTGAAATCTCAGCAACTAGTTCAGTTAGCGGAACAAGAAAAAGCTGTAACCAAGATAGTTAACCGTATCCGACAATCCTTAGATGCACAAGATATCTTCAAAACAACTACTCAAGAAGTCCGGCAATTACTGCAATGCGATCGGGTCGCTATCTTTCGTTTCCGACCTAACTGGAGTGGTGAATTTGTAGCTGAATCAGTGGGACATAGCTGGGTAAGATTGGTAAATTCTGATCTTAAAACTGTCTGCGAAGATACCCACTTACAAGAAACTGAGGGCGGTCGATATGCCAAAGGTGAAAGCTTTGTAGCTAATGACATCTATCAGGTGGGCCATTCCCCCTGTTACATCGAGATGTTAGAGCAGTTTGAAGCCAAAGCTTATGCGATCGTTCCTGTATTCTCTGGAGAAAAATTGTGGGGCTTACTGGCAGCTTATCAAAATTCCAGCTCCCGTGATTGGCAAGAATCGCAAGTCAGCTTGTTAACACGTATTGGCAGCCAGTTAGGAATAGCATTACAACAGACAGAATATTTACAGCAACTCCAGTCGCAGTCAGCCAAATTAGCAGAAGCAGCAACACGAGAAAAAGCAGCCAAGGAATTACTACAACAACGGTCTATTGAACTTTTAACAGCACTCAGACCTGCACTCAACGGTAACTTGACAGTACGCGCACCAATTACAGAAGACGAGCTAGGCACGATCGCTGACGCTTATAACAATACCCTGCAAGCGCTGCGGCAAATTGTTATCCAAGTACAAACAGCTGCTCAACAAGTTGCTCAAACCTCTAGTAATAGTGACGCTTCACTGGCGGGATTAACCAATCTGGCAAAACAGCAGTCTGATGAAATTACCGCAGCCTTGGGCGATATTCAACAGATGGTGGACTCTACTCAAGCTGTAGTAGCTAACGCCGAGTTGGTGCGAGTAGCAGTACAACAAGCGAACCAAACTGTAGAATCTGGCAATACCGCGATGAACTTGACTGTTAAGGCAATTCAAGCGATTCGCGAAACCGTCGCTCAAACCAGCAAAAAGATTAAACGCCTCAGCGAATCCTCGCAAAAAATTTCTAAAGTAGTGAATTTGATCAGCAACTTTGCCACACAGACAAATGTGCTGGCACTGAATGCAGCTATTGAAGCTACCCGTGCAGGTGAATATGGTAAAGGCTTTGCAGTTGTAGCTGACGAAGTTCGTTCTTTATCACGTCAGTCAGCCGCCGCAACCATCGAAATTGAAAAATTAGTCCAAGAGATTCAAGCAGAAACTGGAGAAGTTGCAGTGGCGATGGAAACTGGCATTCAGCAGGTGGTAGAAGGGACAAATCTTGTTAGTGAAACCCGTCAAAACTTGAATGCGATCGTTTCTGCAACGGCTGAAATTAGTCAGCTAATCGAGCGAATTACTGAAGCAACTCAAAAACAAATGATCCAATCAGTAACAGTAACTAATTCAATGGAAGGTGTAGCAGAAATTGCTGACAAAACTTTTGCTGAATCTCAAGAAATTTCCATTGTCTTCCAAGAATTATCAGGGATGGCGCAGGAGCTATTAACAACTGCGAGTAAATTCAAAGTCAATTAGGTAAAAAATAGGGAGTGGGAAGTAGGGAATAGGGAGTAGGGAATGACAAATTGTGAGATTCGTTCTTATCAAGATTTAAAAGTTTGGCAAGAAAGTATGAATTTAGCCGAATCTTGTTATCAGTTAACGATTGCATTCCCAAAAGAAGAACTTTACGGAATGACTTCACCGATTCGTCGCGCAGCTGTATCAATTCCAGCAAATATTGCGGAGGGTTATGGACGAGAGTATCGTGGAGAATATATAAAATTTCTTCTAATCTTACAAGGCTCTCTCAAAGAGCTAGAAACTCACTTGTTACTATCAGCTAGAAGCAAAGTTGGACTTACAGACACTCTAGCAGTCAATCCAATTTTGAGGCAATGTGAATCTGTCCGAAGACTACTTCGTGGTCTGATTCTTTCTCTACAGAATAAGGCGAGTAGAGAATAAATAATTTCAATATTCCCCACTCCCTACTCCCCAATCCCCACTCACTTATTAATTATGATCACAGATACTACAATTCGCGAGCAAGGCTACATTTATTTTCTGGCGGAAGTACCAGAACTAATGCAAACTATTGAACAAGAACTGTTTAGTTTGTTGGAAGGTTATAGCATTAATAAAGTGCATAACTTAATGCGGGCTACCCATACAATTAAAGGTTCAGCAGCTAACGTTGGGCTAGAGATAATTAAAAAGATAGCTCATTCACTAGAAGATGCGTTCAAGGCTTTATATAATCCAGATGTCGTAATTGATAGTGAATTGCAAACAATTTTACTACAAGCTTATGAGTGTCTTAGCCTAGCGCTAAACACCGAATTGATTGGAAGTACTGTTAATCATGAAGAACTTCTCCAGCGAGCAACTTCAGTTTTTGCACAATTACAAGAAAAACTGGGTGATGCTTTTGGAAATGAAACTCACATTCCCTCTTCTGCGGAATTGGGGTTTGATATTGTGCAGTCTATCTTTGAAATGGGAGTCCAGCAACGCTTAGAAAATCTCGTCGAAGCTATTAATAATATCATAGATAATACTGAGTTTGTTAATTTTTTAAGGGATCAGGCTGAGGTATTTTTGGGTTTAGCAGAGTCTTTAAATTTACCTGGATTGGGAGAAATTGCCCAAGCAATTATAGCAGCATTGCAAGTCAACTCTACTGAAGTGCAACAGATTGCAGAAATTGCTTTTGCTAATTTAAAGCAAGCGCAAAAAAGAGTGCTAGCAGGCGATCGCACTTGTGGTGGAGAAGTTTCTCCTGCTTTAAAAAAACTCGCTAACTTGTCAAGTAATGGTTTATCTGAAGAAATACAAAATAATTCATTAGCTGCTACATTTAGTAGCAATAAAGAAAAATTTTACTACTTTTTAACCACATCTGGCGATGCTAACAATGAGCCTGTAAAACCAACCAATGCTAAGTTTTATTTGAAAATACTTAACTATATTTTTGGTTGGTTTAACCATCAAATGGGAACATCTAAGGAGAAACTTAGCTTAGATTTACTAATTCCTATATTAGAAGAAAATATTATACTTAATTATATTGAAGATTGGCTGAAAAAATTTACTGATTTTATTCAAAACGAAAAAGATAGCCAAAGCCTTCGTCTTTATCGCCAAGGTATTATTTTAATTATTTTGGTTGCAGTTGCTAAATTTCAGTACTCAATTAATAAAAATAATAGCTATATCTTAGTAATCCAAACATTACAGACGCAAATTCGTACATTAGCAAAAGAATATAAAAACTATCCTCCTGTTACTGCTCAAGAAAAAAATTGGTTTAACAGTCAAAATTTACAACCACTACTAGTTATTAAAGAAATATCTAATACTGAATCTCTTTTAACTGTTGATAGTCTGCTAGATACTATTTGGGGAGGAGATGTTAGCGCAAATATTACTGAGGAAGCTTCAATAATTCAGTCTGATAAACAAATTACAAGTGATGTTTCTTCAGCAATATCGTTATCGAAAGATGAGCAAGACGCTTTAGATATTTCAGAAACAGTTATTCAAGCCGTTCCTAATTCAGTTATACAAATCAATAAAAAATTAGAAGATAACTCGCAGACTTTTCAAACTCAAAACAGCCGCC
This region of Nostoc sp. UHCC 0302 genomic DNA includes:
- a CDS encoding GAF domain-containing protein, producing the protein MTSVYHNNQENEHLLTKIENQNGNDNIANIASDEITLLNAIAQEFKIRRQQLQDIATHIRQTSDMDTLFKVTVAQIREKLTCDRALIYQFTSLDSGSVLAESRTLAWTPAIGENIPGIIFGLYTNQDYLEPVAIDDINQIQLTPYQKQLLEKFQIKASLSLPIVVEGKVWGLLVVNNCASARQWREVEISLLSQITTELIYKLQSFEYQKELQKRTQAKKSVAKVIDKILHVSNLDKIFQTTTQEVRHLLRCDRVGVYRFKPDWSGEFVAESVGNGWIKMVGPDFYMVWEDSHLQETQGGRYAKGESFVVKDIYQAGHAQCHIDVLEQYEMKAYIIAPIFTGEKLWGLLAAYQNSGPRDWQPWEEIFLTQIGLQFGVAISQREYLEQVHTKSEQLTQIVEQEKAVTKVVNRIRQSLDIESVFKTTTQEVRQLLRCDRMVVFRFNSDWSGEFVAESVGNGWVKLVGPDIKTVWADTYMQENEGGRYAKGESFITNDIYKVGHSPCHIEMLEQFEVRAYVIVPVFSGDKLWGLLAAYQNSGSRDWQPWEANFLTQIGLQFGVAISQAEYVEQVRVKSQQLVQLAEQEKAVTKIVNRIRQSLDAQDIFKTTTQEVRQLLQCDRVAIFRFRPNWSGEFVAESVGHSWVRLVNSDLKTVCEDTHLQETEGGRYAKGESFVANDIYQVGHSPCYIEMLEQFEAKAYAIVPVFSGEKLWGLLAAYQNSSSRDWQESQVSLLTRIGSQLGIALQQTEYLQQLQSQSAKLAEAATREKAAKELLQQRSIELLTALRPALNGNLTVRAPITEDELGTIADAYNNTLQALRQIVIQVQTAAQQVAQTSSNSDASLAGLTNLAKQQSDEITAALGDIQQMVDSTQAVVANAELVRVAVQQANQTVESGNTAMNLTVKAIQAIRETVAQTSKKIKRLSESSQKISKVVNLISNFATQTNVLALNAAIEATRAGEYGKGFAVVADEVRSLSRQSAAATIEIEKLVQEIQAETGEVAVAMETGIQQVVEGTNLVSETRQNLNAIVSATAEISQLIERITEATQKQMIQSVTVTNSMEGVAEIADKTFAESQEISIVFQELSGMAQELLTTASKFKVN
- a CDS encoding four helix bundle protein, with the translated sequence MTNCEIRSYQDLKVWQESMNLAESCYQLTIAFPKEELYGMTSPIRRAAVSIPANIAEGYGREYRGEYIKFLLILQGSLKELETHLLLSARSKVGLTDTLAVNPILRQCESVRRLLRGLILSLQNKASRE